In Planctomycetota bacterium, the DNA window CGGAGGAGGGCGCCGCCCCCCGTGATGACCATGCCGCGGTCGAAGATGTCGGCGCCGAGCTCGGGCGGGGTCTGCTCGAGGCACAGGCGAATGGCTTCGATGATGGCGCTGATCGGCTCGCGGAGGGCCTCGCGGACCTCCTCGGACGAGATGATCTCGCGGCGGGGCAGGCCGGTGATGAAGTCGCGCCCCTTGGCCTCGAGGGTGAGCTCCTGTTCGAGGGGGAAGGCGGAGCCGATGCGGATCTTGGTGTCCTCGGCCATGCGGGGGCCGATGTCCATGTTGTAGGTGCGCCGCATGTGCTGGATGATCGCCTCGTCCATCTTGTCGCCGGCGACGCGGAGGGACTGGCAGGTGACGACGCCGCCGAGGGAGATGACGGCGACCTCGGTGGTGCCGCCGCCGATGTCCACCACCATGTTGCCGGTGGGTTCGGTGATGGGCATGCCGGCGCCGATGCCGGCGGCCTTGGGCTCGTCAATGAGGTAGACCTTGCGGGCGCCGGCGCGCTCGGCGGAGGCGTAGACGGCGCGGCGCTCGACGTCGGTGATGCCGTGGGGCACGGCGATGACGAGGCGCGGGCGGTAGCCCCAGCGGCGGTTGTGGACCTTGTTGATGAAGTAGCGGAGCATCTTCGCGGTGATGTCGAAGTTGGCGATGACGCCGTTCTTCATCGGGCGGATGGCCTCGATGCTGCCGGGGGTGCGGCCGAGCATGGCCTTGGCCATCTCGCCCACGGCGTTGCCGTTGAGGAGCACCTTGTTGGTGCCTTTCTTGACGGCGACGACCGATGGCTCGGCAAGCACGATGCCCCGGCCGCGCAAACACACCAGGGTGTTGGCGGTGCCGAGGTCTATGCCCATGTCCAGGGAGAACAGGCTCAGGAAGCGGTCAATGATGTACATGCGGGCGACGCCCTTCGCATGCGGGGAGGGCCGGGGCGCGGCGCGGCGGGCGGGCTACTTCTCCTCTTCCTCCGCCTTGGCCTTCGGGGGTGCGGGTTCCTCGGCCGGGGCCTTCTCCGCGGGAGCCTTTTCCTTGACCTCCGGCGCGTCAGGAGCTTTGGCCTTTTCGCCAGGTTCTTCGGTCGGGGCCTTCTCGCCGGGAGCGACCTCGCCCTTCTCCTTGCCGGGCTCGTCGAGGATATCGGTGGCCTTCTTGGCGGAGGGAGGGGCGGGCGGGTCGGGATACTGGCGACCCTTGGCGGGCGGGAGGTCGGTGGGCTTGGGCGGCTGCTGGTACTCCTGGATCTTCATCCAGGTGAAGGTGATGCCTGCCGCCATCACCAGGGTGGCGAGAATCGGCAGGAACGTGTAGATGTTCGAGCGGGGCTGGAAGCGTGCCATTCAGTTCACCTCCGGGTCTGCCACCCCGTGGTGCCCAGCCGGAGAGGGCTGAGGGCCACACGGGCAAAGGCGCCTGGCGCCGCATGCGCAAGGTTCGCGGGTCGGCCTACAGGTCAATCGTCAACCGGGTGGTCACATCGTCCCCGACCTCCACGTCTTTCTTCATGGAGGGCCTGTCGTAATGGGTCGCGGCCATGTCAGGGAATACCTCGTCCACGACGACCTTGCCGATGTACTCGTCGCCGCGGAAGACGATGAAGGAGTAGCCCTTGACGACCTCGTGGCGCTGGCCGATGTTGAGGATGACGAGGCCCAGGCTCTTGTCCACCCCGGTGACTTTGCCGCGGATGACCTTCTTGGGCCGCACCTGGGTCTCGGGGCGCAGCAGGCCGGCGTAGGTTTCGGGGTCCTTTTCCTTCAGGCGGGAGAGCATGTCGTTGGCCATCGCGAGGTCGTTGGTGAGCTTCTCGACCTCCTTGACGGCGTCGGTGAGGCTCTTCTCGCGCACGGTGAGGAGGTCTTGCACGGCGTCGCGGTTCTTCAGGAGCTCGGCATACTTGGCGTTGAGGGCGTCAATCTCGGCCTGCTTCTTGTCGTTGTCGCCGCGGGCGGCCTTGAGGTCCTCGTTGTAGCGGTCGAGGCGGGTGTTCAGGAGGGCGATCTGGTCCTCCTGGTCATTGATGACGTCCATCGAGAAGCGGTTGATGGCGGCGGCGGCCTTCCACTCTTCGCGCATCTCGTCGCGCTCGCCGCGCAGGCTCGTGATCTGCTTCGCCGCACGGTCCAACTCGCCCGTCAACTGGTCGATCTTGCCGTTGAGGTCCTTCTGATTCGTGTCCCAGTCCTGCTTGGTTCGGGCGTGGAGTGCCTGCTCGTCGGCCCACTTCTGTTTGTAGTTTTCCTGGAGCGACATCAGGGCCGCCGTGATGCCTGCGTAGAAGACAGCGGCCACCATGGCAATCACCGCGAAGATCTTGCCGGCAAGGCTCATGCCCAGAACCTCCTGTGGCTTAGGGTCGTAGACCGCCTCCGTAGACCGGCCCGATTATAGTCCCGGGAGGGGGAAAGTCAAGAAAAAATTGACGCGCGCGCGCCCGTGGGCTATGATCGCCGTTGGCGAGGAGCCGAGACGACCCGATCCCGATGCCGATGGAGGTGTTCTGTGAAGGTGTGCTGGGAGCAAGTGGCAGGGGGGGTGACGGCGCCCCGGGGCTTCCGCGCCGCGGCCGTGCGGTGCGGGATTCGACAGGTGGAGACCGATGATCTGGCCCTCCTGGTGTGCGACACGCAGGGGGCCGCGGCGGCCACGTTCACGACCAATCGCGTGGCGGCGGCGCCCGTGCGCTGGAGCCGGCGGGCCATCGCCACGGGGCGCGTGCGGGCCGCCGTGGTCAACAGCGGCAACGCCAACGCGTGCACCGGCGAGCGCGGCGAACGCGACGTCGCGACCACCGCGGCCAAGGCCGCCGAACTGCTCGGCTTCCAGCCCGAGAACTTCCTCATCGCGTCCACCGGCATCATCGGGCGTTACCTGCCTATTGACAAGCTGCTCGAGGGCCTGCCGCGCGTGGTGCGTCTGCTGGACGGCTCGCTGGAGGCGGGCGAGCGCTTCGCGCGCGCCATCCTCACCACCGACACCACGCTGAAGCAGGCCGCTCTGCGGTGCGACCTGGGCGGAGGCGCGAGCGTGACGCTCGGCGGCGCGACCAAGGGCGCCGGCATGATCGCTCCGGGCATGGCCACCACGCTTACCTTCCTGACCACCGACGCGGCCATCGAGGCTCCGTTGCTCCAGAAGGCGCTGAAGCGGGCGGTGGATCGCACCTACAACCGCATCTCGATAGACGAGCACATGAGCACCAACGACACGGTGCTGTGCCTGGCGAGCGGGCTGGCCGATGCGCCGCCGGTCCGCGGGGGCACGGGCGCGGCACGCCGGTTTGAGGCCGCGCTCACCGAGCTGTGCCAGACCCTGGCCGTGAAGATCGTGGCGGATGGCGAGGGGGCCACGCGGCTGGTGCGGATCGAGGTCACCGGCGCGCCCAGCGTGCGCTTGGCGGTGGCGGCGGGGCGCGCCATCGCCGATTCGCCCCTGTGCAAGTGCGCGCTGCACAGCGGCGACCCGAACTGGGGGCGGTTCGTGTCGGCGGCGGGCTATGCGTGCCCGCCGCTCGAGGAGGCGAGGACGCGGCTCTTCATCGGCGAGAAGCTGGCCTATGCCGCCGGCGCGCCCGGCCCGGCCACCGAGGCCGAACTGGCGGCGGCCATGGCCGGGCGTGAGGTGCTGTTGCGGCTCGAACTCGGTCTCGGCAAGGCCCAGGCCACCGTGTGGACGTGCGACTTGTCGAAGGAATACGTGGCCATCAACGCCGACTATCACACGTGAGCGCGTGGGGGCGGCGGGGTCCGTCGCGGGGGCAGCAGACCGTGGGCACACTGGCACTGCTGGGTCGGCTGCGCTGGCAGATGATCGTCAACAGCGCGCGGCGGCTGCGTCGCGACTCGATGCTCAAGGTCGTCGTTGTGGCCGGAGCGGGGCTGGCCTTCTGGGTCGGCGTGTTCGCGGCCTCGTTCAGCGGCTTCCGCTTCATGGACCAGTTCCTGGGCGGCACCGAGCCGCTGGCCGAGACTCTTCTCTCGCTGTTCTTCCTCCTGCTCGGCGTCATGCTCTTCTTCAGCAACGCCATCATTTCGTTCGGCAGCCTGTTTCGCTCGGAGGAGACGGACCTGCTCCTCGCCTGGCCCATCGAGGCTGAGGACCTGTTCGTCTACAAGCTGCTGGAATCCATCACGTTCAGTTCGTGGGCGTTCCTGGTGCTCGGGTTGCCGCTCATGCTGGGTTACGGGATGAGCGTGGCAGCGCCGTGGCACTACACGCTGGTGGTGCTGGCGTACTTCGCGCCCTTCGTGGTGCTGGCCGCCGCGGTGGGCGGCATGGTGGCGCTGGCGGTGGCGGCATACTTGCCGGACCGGGCGAAGCGGCTGCTGGGCACCTCGGTGGTCGCGTGCCTGGCGGCCGCGCTGGGCGTGGCCGTGTGGGTGCAGGGCGCCGTGCAGTCCACGGGGGTCGCCGAGGTGTGGCTGCCGCGGGCTCTGGGGCGGATGAGCTTCGCGCGCAGCCTGTTCCTGCCGAGCTACTGGATGACCAGGGGTCTCCTCCAGGCCGCGCGGGGCAACCTGGCCGAGGCCGGCTACTACTGGCTGGTGCTCACGAGCTACGCGGCGCTCGGCGTGCTGCTGTGCTGGGAGCTGGGCAAGCGCCTGCTGCGGGTGGGCTGGTCGCGCAGCCGCTCCAAGTCGGGCGCACGCCGGCGCGTGCCGCGCGGCGGGTGGGCGCTGGCGCGCTGGGCGCCCGCCTTGCGGCTGCTGGTGGGCAAGGACGCACGGCTCTTCGTGCGCGACCCGGTCCAGTGGTCGCAGTGCGCCATCCTCTTCGGCCTCATGGGCTTCTATGTGCTGAACTTGCGCACGTTCTCTTACCACCTGTCGCTGCCCCTGTGGCGGCACGTAACGGCGCTGCTGAACGTCGCCGCGACGAGCCTGGTGCTGGCCACGGTGACCACGCGCTTCGTGTTCCCCATGTTGAGTCTCGAAGGGCGGCGGTTCTGGTTCCTCGGGCTGGCGCCCGTGCCGCGATGGACGGTGCTGTGGTCGAAGTTCGCCTTCTCGTTCGTGGGCGCGCTGGGCGTTACGTTGCCGCTCGTGGTCGTGTCGGACTACATGCTGCTGCTCCCGGCGGGCACGATCTGGCATCACGCGCTGGCGATCGCGCTGGTGTGTTTCGGCGTCTCGGGTCTCTCGGTGGGGCTGGGAGCGCTCTTCCCCAACTGGCGCGAGCAGAACCCTTCCAAGATCGTCTCGGGGTTCGGTGGCACGCTGAATCTGCTGCTGTCGGTGGCGTTTGTGGTGGTGATGGCGGGGCTGACGGCGTTGCCCTACGGCGTGCGGGCGATGCGTCTGGGGGAGGGGGGAGCAGAGATTCTCTACGCATCCCTCGCGTCGGCCCTGGTCGCCGCCGTCACCGGGCTTGTGCCGATGCACTTCGGGCAGCGCGCGCTACAGCGCCTCGAGTTCTAGGGTCTGTGCGGGAATCCACGCGGGACTGCGACGCCGCGAATTCTGGCCGCGAGCAAGGAGCGAGGAGGAGGCGATGCAGCGGAGAGCATCGTTGACGACGAGCGACACAGCTCGAGGCCATAAGTCGCGGCTTACCTTCGAGTTGCGGCGGCAGACGCCCCGCTGACGCTGCGGAGCAGCGCGCGTAGACTCCCCGCCCAGACCCTAGTTGGCCTTGTTGGCCTTCAGGCTTTCTTCATACTTTTGGCGGGCGCTGGCCGCCAGGGCCTCGGCCTTGGCCTTCGTTGCCACGGCCTTCTCGATGACCGTGATGGTAGGCTTCCTGGGGGCCGGGACCGAGGGGTCAGCCTTGGCAGCCTTGGAGGCCTTGTCATAGGCTTCCGCGAGTGCCTTCTCGCGCTTGGCTATCTCGTCGGCGCTGAGAGCCTCGAACGTCACTGCCCCTGATGCGTCGCGGACCATGAGGACCGAATAGGAAGGCGTTGTGCCGCCGCCTGGGCGGCATGCAGCGCCCGTTCACCCACCCTGGGCGGTGCGCGCCCAGTCCATCGCCCCCATGACGCTGAGGGCGGCGAGGAAGAACCAACTGACACGCTTCGGCATTGTACTCGTCTCCTGTCAAGCGCCCCTCTCTGACAGATCGCAAGCCCGACGAATGCTCCTCAACGGCCCGGAGCCGGTATGGAACCATCGTGGCGAGCTCTGGCGGGCCGTCTCAGGTCGGCCTCTTGTCTCCCGGCGCGGGGCCGCCGGCCTCCTCTTTGGACTTGTCGCCCTCGGTGGGTTTGGGCGCGCCCTCCTCAGGGTCCTTGCCCTGCTTCTTGGCCTGGGCGGCCTCGTACTTCTCGCGGTACTTGGTGGCGAGGGCGTCGGCTTTGTCCTTGCCGCGCACGGACTTCTCCAGGACGACCACCGTGGCCTTCCTGGGCTTGGGCTCGGACGGGTTGTCTTTCTTGGCTTCGGCGTATGCTTTGAGGGCTTCGGCGTAGTCTTGGCTGAAGGTCTTCTCGAGCTTGCTCACATCACAGCTTGGAACCGCTTCGATAGCCACCACACCTGCCGCATCGCGAGTCATCACCACAGAGTAGAAGAGCGTCGTGCCGCCCCCTTGGCGGCTGGAGGCGCCGCCTCACCCACAGGCCGTGTTCGTCCACTCCGACAGCCCCAGAATCACGAGGGCTGCCATCAGGGTCCAACCCGCTCGCGTCTTCATTGCCCGTCGCCTCCTGCAAGTGGTTGCCGGACCTGCCTCCACTGACCCATACTCCACAGTCTATACGAATCTGCCGTGATGTCAAGTACTTTTCGCCGTCCGATTGCTCTCGCTGGCGCCGGCTACATGCTTGGCCCCGGCCACGAAGGCCTATTGCCCTGGACGCCACGTGGAACGCAAGGCGCCGCACTTCTCGCCCGTGCACTCGAGGCAGCGCAGGCACTGGACCGAGTTGAGCCGCTCGGGGAGTTCGACGCCGAAGGGGCAGTCCCGCGCGCACTTGCCGCAGTGGTTGCATCGGGCCTTCTCCCAGCGCAGGCGGAAGAGCGACCAGCGGTTGCCCAGCGTCAGGAGGCCGCCAAGTGGACAGAGCACCCGGCACCAGGGCCGGCGATAGAGGAAGATCGCGGCGACCAACAACGCCAGGATCACCAGGCGCGGGGCCGAGGGTAGGACGCCCGTCTTGACGGTCTCCGGCAGGGCCGATTCCAGCGTGGCGACGGGGCACAGGCGGCAGAAGAACAGCTTGCTCTCCGTGCCCAGCCAGAACGGCAGGGCGAGGACGAGGATGACCAGGACCGCGTAGCGCCCGTGCCCCAGCCAGATGGGGATGCGGAACTTGCGCGTGGGAATCCTGGCCAGGAGGTCCTGCACCAGGCCGAAGGGGCAGGCCCAGCCGCACACCAGCGCCCCGATGGACATGGCGACGACGAGGAGCGTGCCCACGGCCACGAAGGGGAAGACGTGCCAGGCGGAGAAGTTGGCCAGGACGCCGATCGGGCAGGCGAAGGCGGAGAGGGGGCAGGCGTGGCAGTGGTAGACGGGGCCGCACACCACCGGCAGGTAGAGAAGGGGGTTGAGCCAGATCGCCAGAAAGGCGGCCTGCACCCACCCGCGCACTCGAGCGAATCGTCTTGGGCTGGCCATGACTCTGCATGACCGGGCTCGCCCGCGGAGGGCCGAGCCAAGGTCAGTTCTTTCAGGTTGGGCACGCTTGCGCGGGGCTGCCCACGTACGTGCGGGCGAGCTGGCCGTCCGGCAGGCGCGCGAGTCCGCCGACCGTGGCGTCGCGGACCATCTCCCCCTCGGTCACGACGAGCGGCACCTTGGCGGCAGGGGACGGGAGGGCGGGTTCGCCGGGGATGGAGGGGAGGGAGGGATCCTCCGGTGCTGCGGCGGGCTGGGCCGGCTCGGCGAGCACCGTGACCTTGCGGACGGCATATCCGTAGCCGAGGCATGCCAGGCCCAGGAGCAGGCCGGCCAACGCGCGCACGAGTGGAAGGAGCCGCCGAGGCATCTGCGTCGCCTATCGCGCCCGTCCCCACAGTCGCGAAAATGGCGGAGGTGGATGGGAATCGAACCCACCCGGGACTCTATGCAAGCCCCACACTGGGTTTGAAGCCCAGGGGCGCCACCAGGCCGCCGGCCACCTCCGGACCGAAATCCCCACGCCAGATTGTAGCGTACTGCCTGTTGGGACTCAAGTGCGATTGCGCCTTACGAGGTGCCCGAGGCAGGCGGCACGGGCCCGGCGCCGCTGGCCAACGCGGGGCCGGGCGTGCGCTGGTTCCCGTTGCGCCGTGTGAGGCGCAGGGAGTCGAGGTAGTCGAGGATCGGGACGGCGTACTTCCGGGACGTGCCGAGCGCATCGCGGAAGTCCATCGTCGTGAACGTCTTCCGCTCGGCGAACAACTGGCGCACTCTCTCGGCGGCACGCACGATGGCGTCGCGGTGGAACCACAGGTCGCCCAGGTGCACCACGGCTATCTGCTGGGTCAGGCGCGCGAGGGCGTTTCGGACCTCTTTCTCGGGGACGCCGAGGGTTGCCGCGAGGGCGTCCGGCGCGGGCGGGCAGAAGCCGCCTTCGGCCAAGGCGGCCTCCACCCGCTGCTGGAGGGCCATCTGCGGTTCGGAGAGGCTCAGCGTGTGGGTGCGCAGGCGCAGCCAATCCCCCTGCCGCACCACGCGTCCTTCGGCGACCGCCTGGCCGATGACGAGGCTGAGGAAGCCCTCGGGGACGTCCAGCTCGCGGCGGAGGTCGGCCGCGGCCGGCCCTACGACCTGCGGCTGAGCCGCGTGGAAGGCGGCCAGGCGCTGGCACACTTCGTCGGCCATCTCGGCCACTCGGCTCGCGTGCGCCCAGTGGCCCTCGGGGGTCTTCACGAGGACCCCTTCGGCCAGGAGGCGCTCGCCGAGTTCCTCGGCGGCGCGTGCGGGGAGGAGGGCAGCGCGTGCCGCGTCCGCAGGGGGGGTGCCCGTGCGAGCCTGGCGCACCGCTTCGGCCAACAGGGCCGTCGGGCTGTCGAGCGCCGCTTCCCAGCGCGAGAGGTCGGCGACCACCCACGCCCTGCTCTTCAGGTGGTGGCCCGACGTGCCGATCACCCGCCCCCCCCCGATCACGCGAAGGCCGGCCCGCGCGTCCGGCCCGCGAATCACGAAGCGGTCGCCCACCCCGATCACGAGCGGCTCGAGCAGGTGGATCTGCGCGAGCGCCGCCCCGCCAGGCGGCAGGGGTCCGGCGCAGTCGAGGAACGTGACCCGCCCCATCGAGACCATGGTGCCGGTGTGGAAGTGGACCTCAGCGCGTTGCTTGAGCGGCCGGATCGAGGGGCGGTTGGCGAGGCGGAGGGCGAGCTCGAGGTGACGCACGGGCTGCACGTAGCCGGGCGTGGCGAGGACGCAGCCGCGGCCGACCTCGGCGGGCCGCGCGCCCACGAGGTTCACCGCCACGCACTGGCCGCAGAGGGCGGTGTCGGCCTCGCGGCCGTAAACCTCGAGGCGGCGGACGCGCGCGAGGCGCGGATTCCCGGCGGGGTCGAAGGCCTCCAGTGTGTCGCCGAGGCGCACCTGGCCCGAGCAGGGAATGCCTGTGGCGATGGTGCCGAAGCCCTCGGCGGAGAAGGCGCGCTCGGCCGCCAGGCGGAAAATCCCGTCGGCCGGCCGCGGCTCGCAGCGGCCCGCCACCTCGCCGAGCACGCGGTTGAGGTCGCCGAGGCCCTCGAGCGTCTCGTTGGAGACGGGGCAGATGGGGCATCCCTCGAGGGCGGTGCCGGCCAGGAGTTCGCGCACGCCCTCCGCGGCCATCTCGGCGTGCTCGGGGGTGACCAGGTCAATCTTCGTGAGCGCCACCAGCCCGTGGCGCACCCCGAGGAGGAGGAGGACGTCGAGGTGCTCGAGCGTCTGCGGCATCACCCCGTCGTCGGCGGCGACCACGAGGAGCACCATGTCGATCCCCGTGGCCCCCGCCACCATGTTGCGGATGAACTTCTCGTGGCCCGGGACGTCCACAATGCCTACGATGCGCCCGTCGGGCAGTTGGCAGGGGGCGAAGC includes these proteins:
- a CDS encoding rod shape-determining protein; the protein is MYIIDRFLSLFSLDMGIDLGTANTLVCLRGRGIVLAEPSVVAVKKGTNKVLLNGNAVGEMAKAMLGRTPGSIEAIRPMKNGVIANFDITAKMLRYFINKVHNRRWGYRPRLVIAVPHGITDVERRAVYASAERAGARKVYLIDEPKAAGIGAGMPITEPTGNMVVDIGGGTTEVAVISLGGVVTCQSLRVAGDKMDEAIIQHMRRTYNMDIGPRMAEDTKIRIGSAFPLEQELTLEAKGRDFITGLPRREIISSEEVREALREPISAIIEAIRLCLEQTPPELGADIFDRGMVITGGGALLR
- the argJ gene encoding bifunctional glutamate N-acetyltransferase/amino-acid acetyltransferase ArgJ is translated as MKVCWEQVAGGVTAPRGFRAAAVRCGIRQVETDDLALLVCDTQGAAAATFTTNRVAAAPVRWSRRAIATGRVRAAVVNSGNANACTGERGERDVATTAAKAAELLGFQPENFLIASTGIIGRYLPIDKLLEGLPRVVRLLDGSLEAGERFARAILTTDTTLKQAALRCDLGGGASVTLGGATKGAGMIAPGMATTLTFLTTDAAIEAPLLQKALKRAVDRTYNRISIDEHMSTNDTVLCLASGLADAPPVRGGTGAARRFEAALTELCQTLAVKIVADGEGATRLVRIEVTGAPSVRLAVAAGRAIADSPLCKCALHSGDPNWGRFVSAAGYACPPLEEARTRLFIGEKLAYAAGAPGPATEAELAAAMAGREVLLRLELGLGKAQATVWTCDLSKEYVAINADYHT
- a CDS encoding 4Fe-4S binding protein — protein: MRGWVQAAFLAIWLNPLLYLPVVCGPVYHCHACPLSAFACPIGVLANFSAWHVFPFVAVGTLLVVAMSIGALVCGWACPFGLVQDLLARIPTRKFRIPIWLGHGRYAVLVILVLALPFWLGTESKLFFCRLCPVATLESALPETVKTGVLPSAPRLVILALLVAAIFLYRRPWCRVLCPLGGLLTLGNRWSLFRLRWEKARCNHCGKCARDCPFGVELPERLNSVQCLRCLECTGEKCGALRSTWRPGQ
- the selB gene encoding selenocysteine-specific translation elongation factor, translated to MPRRDNIMIGTAGHVDHGKTSLVRMLTGCETDTLREEKERGMSIDLGFAPCQLPDGRIVGIVDVPGHEKFIRNMVAGATGIDMVLLVVAADDGVMPQTLEHLDVLLLLGVRHGLVALTKIDLVTPEHAEMAAEGVRELLAGTALEGCPICPVSNETLEGLGDLNRVLGEVAGRCEPRPADGIFRLAAERAFSAEGFGTIATGIPCSGQVRLGDTLEAFDPAGNPRLARVRRLEVYGREADTALCGQCVAVNLVGARPAEVGRGCVLATPGYVQPVRHLELALRLANRPSIRPLKQRAEVHFHTGTMVSMGRVTFLDCAGPLPPGGAALAQIHLLEPLVIGVGDRFVIRGPDARAGLRVIGGGRVIGTSGHHLKSRAWVVADLSRWEAALDSPTALLAEAVRQARTGTPPADAARAALLPARAAEELGERLLAEGVLVKTPEGHWAHASRVAEMADEVCQRLAAFHAAQPQVVGPAAADLRRELDVPEGFLSLVIGQAVAEGRVVRQGDWLRLRTHTLSLSEPQMALQQRVEAALAEGGFCPPAPDALAATLGVPEKEVRNALARLTQQIAVVHLGDLWFHRDAIVRAAERVRQLFAERKTFTTMDFRDALGTSRKYAVPILDYLDSLRLTRRNGNQRTPGPALASGAGPVPPASGTS